From a single Natronorubrum tibetense GA33 genomic region:
- a CDS encoding Gfo/Idh/MocA family protein, translating into MRANEQLDVGVIGVGSMGQHHVRVYSSLPDANLVGVFDADENRARAVAHDHDTSAMEFDPLLDAVDAISIAVPTSAHYEIATRCLEAGVAALVEKPVVGDLETGQDLLERANSADVLLQVGHIERFNPAVITLAEILDEISVIGLASRRLGPPPNTKTDDSAVLDLMIHDIDIVLSLLDEVPTSVKGTGVRKNGHVSALVEFGPDLMASLTASHRTQRKVRTLEVTAEEGLFLVDYINQSIEIHRRSVPEYVEQNGKIRYRHESSVEHLHVPNEEPLRNELESFLKAVATNSSPKVTLEDGLNALEIAEQIEQQGLGTLPKKDTHKRLSNERICATERGRGETRNKQPSDRGG; encoded by the coding sequence ATGCGAGCTAACGAACAACTCGATGTCGGAGTGATCGGAGTGGGGTCGATGGGACAACACCACGTGCGCGTCTACAGTTCGCTCCCGGACGCAAACCTCGTCGGTGTCTTCGACGCCGACGAGAACCGTGCGCGGGCGGTCGCACACGATCATGACACGTCCGCGATGGAGTTCGATCCGCTTCTCGACGCCGTCGACGCCATCTCGATTGCGGTTCCCACGAGCGCACACTACGAGATAGCGACCCGCTGTCTGGAGGCCGGCGTCGCAGCGCTCGTGGAGAAGCCGGTGGTCGGCGATCTCGAAACCGGACAGGACCTACTCGAGAGGGCGAATTCGGCGGACGTTTTGCTACAGGTTGGTCACATTGAGCGGTTCAATCCGGCAGTGATAACGCTCGCGGAGATTCTCGACGAGATCTCAGTGATCGGCCTCGCTTCGCGCCGACTCGGCCCGCCACCAAACACGAAAACGGACGACAGTGCCGTACTCGACCTGATGATCCACGATATCGATATCGTCCTCTCGCTTCTCGACGAGGTTCCGACGTCCGTGAAGGGAACCGGGGTTCGAAAGAACGGGCACGTCTCAGCGCTAGTGGAATTCGGGCCCGACCTGATGGCATCACTGACGGCGAGCCATCGGACGCAGCGGAAAGTGCGAACGCTCGAGGTCACCGCCGAAGAGGGGCTGTTCCTCGTCGATTACATCAACCAGTCGATCGAGATTCACCGTCGCTCGGTTCCGGAGTACGTCGAGCAGAACGGCAAGATCCGTTACAGACACGAGAGTTCCGTCGAACACCTGCACGTTCCGAACGAAGAGCCCCTCCGAAACGAACTCGAGTCGTTTCTGAAGGCGGTCGCAACGAACTCCTCGCCCAAGGTCACGCTCGAAGACGGGTTGAATGCGCTCGAAATCGCAGAACAAATCGAACAACAGGGTCTGGGGACCCTACCGAAGAAGGACACGCACAAACGGCTGTCGAATGAAAGGATATGCGCGACCGAACGGGGCAGAGGAGAGACGAGAAATAAACAACCGTCTGACAGGGGTGGGTGA
- a CDS encoding nucleotide sugar dehydrogenase yields the protein MGLGYVGLPLAYEFDRAGHTVIGFDVDTEKIERLRSGVDPTSDVGDDAIADCDVSFTNEPAAVSAARFVLVTVPTPLDDLKNPDLEFVRSAGETIGRNIEPGTIVILESTVYPGATREVLAPAIEQSSGLQCGEDFYVGYSPERLVPGTDEHTIRNVTKIVSAQTDEIRDEIASLYETIVDAGVHRAPSIEVAETAKCIENIQRDLNIALVNELAIACENLGVDTREVLKAARTKWNFHDYRPGLVGGHCIPIDPFYIIYKSKQNGFMPHLIQQARDVNEYVPVHIGKLVIKCLNNCDKVPRRSCVLVLGLSYKPGVGDVRTSAIDGTIAYLEGFDIDVVGYDPCTENDVARAEFGIEVQEELSFEGVDGIVLATAHEEFRSIDYGTAAEDMADDPFFVDVNALFDTDEMTECGYEYRRL from the coding sequence GTGGGGCTGGGATACGTCGGCCTCCCGCTCGCGTACGAGTTCGATCGTGCCGGCCACACCGTCATCGGATTCGATGTCGATACCGAAAAGATTGAGCGACTTCGTTCCGGGGTTGATCCGACCAGCGACGTCGGGGACGACGCGATAGCGGATTGTGACGTCTCGTTCACGAACGAACCGGCAGCGGTGAGCGCCGCACGGTTCGTTCTCGTGACCGTCCCCACACCGCTCGACGATCTGAAGAACCCGGATCTCGAGTTTGTCCGGAGTGCGGGCGAAACGATCGGCCGAAACATCGAACCGGGTACGATCGTGATACTCGAGTCCACGGTCTATCCCGGAGCCACACGAGAAGTTCTCGCACCTGCGATCGAACAGTCGTCAGGCCTGCAGTGTGGCGAGGACTTCTATGTTGGGTACTCGCCCGAGCGACTCGTTCCCGGCACCGACGAACACACCATCCGAAACGTCACGAAGATTGTGAGTGCACAAACCGACGAGATCCGCGACGAGATCGCGTCCCTGTACGAGACCATTGTCGACGCCGGTGTCCACCGAGCACCGAGCATCGAGGTGGCGGAAACGGCGAAGTGTATCGAGAACATCCAGCGCGATCTGAATATTGCGCTCGTCAACGAGCTCGCGATCGCGTGTGAAAACCTCGGCGTCGACACGAGAGAGGTGCTCAAGGCAGCTCGTACCAAGTGGAATTTTCACGATTATCGGCCGGGCTTGGTCGGCGGCCACTGCATCCCGATCGACCCCTTCTACATCATTTACAAGTCCAAACAAAATGGATTCATGCCGCACCTGATACAGCAGGCGCGTGACGTCAACGAGTACGTTCCCGTGCACATCGGAAAACTCGTAATCAAGTGTTTGAACAACTGTGACAAGGTTCCCCGACGAAGTTGCGTTCTCGTCCTCGGACTCTCCTACAAGCCGGGTGTAGGTGACGTTCGAACCTCCGCCATTGATGGGACGATAGCGTATCTCGAAGGATTCGACATCGATGTCGTCGGATACGATCCCTGCACAGAGAACGACGTCGCACGCGCCGAGTTCGGCATCGAGGTCCAGGAGGAACTGTCGTTCGAGGGCGTCGATGGGATCGTCTTGGCGACGGCCCACGAGGAGTTCCGATCCATCGATTACGGAACCGCAGCAGAGGACATGGCGGACGACCCGTTCTTCGTCGACGTCAACGCGCTGTTCGACACCGACGAGATGACCGAGTGCGGATACGAGTATCGGAGATTGTAA
- a CDS encoding glycosyltransferase family 2 protein, whose protein sequence is MYRNHHIGVIVPAYNEEGHVGDVIREMPEFVDRIYAVDDRSTDGTWAEVLDAAETGAGEHSSSGLRTMLTDGGRIANRGSVHERVGQVVPVRHHENRGAGGSIKTGYLLALVDGVDITVTVDGDEQMDLGQMTRLLDPIVEGRVQYAKGNRLLRTKPNRVMPTWRLFGNAVLTVLTSIASGYWGIMDPQNGYTAISREALETIEVEDLYEYYGYTNDVLTKLNVHNIRVGDVTMKPIYGDEKSSIVYTEYIPKVSGMLLRNFVWRLQKTNRGWFVHPLALSYIVGGIASGLAAAIGVRSLYAHVSRKKGSTERFASSLTLFAVGCLCILFGTVFDIHCNEEKVVRIHD, encoded by the coding sequence ATGTATCGAAATCATCACATTGGTGTGATCGTACCAGCATACAACGAAGAGGGTCACGTCGGAGACGTCATCCGCGAGATGCCCGAGTTCGTCGATCGGATCTACGCCGTCGACGACCGGTCGACGGACGGAACGTGGGCCGAAGTGCTGGACGCTGCCGAAACCGGCGCGGGCGAGCACTCGTCCAGTGGGCTCCGGACGATGTTGACGGATGGCGGTCGAATCGCGAATCGAGGATCCGTTCACGAACGAGTCGGCCAAGTCGTTCCAGTTCGCCATCACGAGAACAGGGGTGCCGGCGGGTCGATCAAGACGGGCTATCTACTGGCGCTCGTAGATGGGGTCGATATCACGGTCACCGTCGACGGCGACGAGCAGATGGACCTCGGTCAGATGACGCGCTTGCTCGATCCGATCGTGGAAGGGCGGGTCCAGTACGCGAAAGGAAACCGTTTGCTCCGCACGAAACCGAACAGAGTGATGCCAACCTGGCGACTCTTCGGGAACGCGGTTCTGACAGTTTTGACGAGTATTGCCAGCGGTTACTGGGGGATAATGGACCCTCAAAATGGGTACACCGCTATTTCACGAGAGGCGCTCGAGACCATCGAGGTCGAGGACCTCTACGAGTACTACGGGTACACCAACGACGTACTCACGAAATTGAACGTTCACAATATCCGTGTCGGTGACGTGACGATGAAACCGATCTACGGAGATGAAAAGTCGAGTATCGTATACACGGAATACATTCCCAAAGTATCCGGAATGCTCCTGCGGAACTTCGTATGGCGACTACAGAAGACCAACCGCGGATGGTTCGTCCACCCACTCGCGCTATCGTACATCGTCGGTGGGATCGCTTCAGGCCTCGCGGCGGCCATCGGAGTTCGATCGCTGTACGCACACGTAAGTCGAAAAAAAGGCTCGACTGAACGATTCGCGTCGAGCCTCACGCTATTTGCAGTGGGGTGTCTCTGCATACTGTTCGGTACAGTGTTCGATATACACTGCAACGAGGAGAAGGTGGTGCGTATCCATGACTAG
- a CDS encoding DUF354 domain-containing protein, whose amino-acid sequence MTSDGLSVVVTIQHPSNVHFFRNAITEFRSRGDDVHVFAREKDIACELLDEYGIEYQLLAGGSSNLYELAKVQTKYEYEILKRVRSLQPDVLLAVSEPAITHASTCFDCQSVLFTDTEHATIQNYLAYPFADVICTPESYWDDLGNKQVSYPGFHQLAYLHPDRFSPNPRVLDHVDADEDDKLAVLRLVSWDAAHDIGQQGIGGVETLVEGLERSGVRVLITSETELPASLEDRRVDLPVHQILDLLYYADLFIGESGSMAIESAVLGTPTIYVSSLSAGVLEKLESWYGLLFSHAQSPPPQQLLEEATTILETDSSVWESRRQRLLEENVDMTEFILEIVDRTVAVPKSRPGALQKTIDRVRQR is encoded by the coding sequence ATGACTAGCGACGGTCTCAGCGTCGTCGTGACGATCCAGCACCCGTCTAACGTTCACTTTTTCCGAAATGCGATAACCGAATTCAGGAGTCGAGGCGACGACGTTCACGTTTTTGCGCGAGAAAAAGACATTGCGTGTGAGTTGCTCGACGAGTACGGAATCGAGTATCAACTTCTTGCAGGCGGTTCGTCGAACCTGTACGAACTGGCGAAAGTACAGACGAAATACGAGTACGAGATTCTGAAACGCGTTCGAAGCCTCCAGCCCGACGTCCTGCTGGCCGTCAGTGAACCGGCGATCACCCACGCGTCCACCTGTTTCGATTGTCAGAGCGTTTTGTTTACCGACACCGAGCACGCGACGATCCAGAACTACCTCGCGTATCCGTTCGCCGACGTTATTTGCACCCCGGAATCGTACTGGGACGACCTCGGCAACAAACAGGTCAGCTATCCCGGCTTCCACCAGCTCGCGTATCTCCATCCCGATCGTTTCTCGCCAAATCCTCGCGTCCTCGACCACGTCGACGCCGACGAGGACGATAAACTCGCAGTATTACGTCTCGTATCGTGGGACGCCGCTCACGACATCGGACAGCAGGGGATCGGCGGCGTCGAAACGCTCGTCGAGGGTCTCGAGCGCAGTGGTGTTCGGGTCCTGATCACCTCAGAGACCGAGTTACCGGCGTCGCTCGAAGATCGCCGGGTCGACCTCCCCGTCCACCAGATCCTCGATCTGCTCTACTACGCGGACCTGTTCATCGGAGAGAGCGGTTCGATGGCCATCGAGAGCGCCGTTCTTGGCACGCCGACGATCTACGTGTCGTCGCTCTCCGCGGGAGTTCTCGAGAAACTAGAATCGTGGTACGGACTTCTTTTCAGTCATGCCCAAAGTCCGCCGCCTCAGCAACTCCTCGAAGAGGCGACGACCATCCTCGAGACTGACTCGTCGGTCTGGGAGTCGCGCCGTCAACGCCTGCTCGAGGAGAACGTGGATATGACGGAGTTCATTCTGGAAATCGTCGATCGAACGGTCGCGGTACCGAAATCTCGGCCCGGGGCCCTGCAAAAAACGATTGATCGAGTGAGACAGCGATGA
- a CDS encoding polysaccharide deacetylase family protein: MTELLDEYEFALCLTHDVDRPFKTFQAPYYALQERDPSHLRSLLNDEQPYWQFEEVMSLEDDLGVRSSFYFLNEKRLWEKGLREWLRPESWKLYGGRYRIEDERIVNVIRDLDRGGWEVGIHGSYETYDDRGRLWYEKETLERILGKEILGGRQHYLRLKRPTTWEHHRAIGLKYDATLGSNGGYGFDGQYDVLRPFNDEFVVFPLTAMERPLLESAGSTEAALRECNRLLDEAAANDAVMTVLWHPRYFNESEFPGYRELYVELIEGAQDRGGWVGPCGECYDRLELEEMIQ; the protein is encoded by the coding sequence ATGACGGAGTTGCTCGACGAGTACGAATTCGCACTGTGTCTAACCCACGACGTCGACCGCCCGTTCAAGACGTTCCAAGCGCCGTACTACGCGCTGCAGGAACGGGACCCGTCACACCTGCGTTCGTTGCTCAACGACGAGCAACCCTACTGGCAGTTCGAGGAGGTAATGAGCCTCGAGGACGATCTCGGTGTTCGGTCGTCGTTCTACTTCCTGAACGAGAAACGGCTCTGGGAGAAGGGACTGCGAGAGTGGCTGCGTCCCGAGAGCTGGAAGCTCTACGGCGGCCGGTACCGCATCGAAGACGAGCGGATCGTAAACGTGATTCGAGACCTCGATCGCGGCGGCTGGGAGGTCGGAATTCACGGCTCCTACGAAACGTACGACGACCGGGGACGGCTGTGGTACGAGAAGGAGACGCTCGAGCGTATCCTGGGGAAGGAAATCCTCGGCGGGCGCCAGCACTATCTTCGATTGAAACGACCGACGACGTGGGAACACCACCGGGCAATCGGGCTGAAATACGACGCGACGCTCGGGTCGAACGGCGGATACGGGTTCGACGGACAGTACGACGTCCTTCGACCGTTCAACGACGAGTTCGTCGTGTTCCCGCTCACCGCGATGGAGCGGCCCCTGCTTGAATCCGCCGGGTCGACGGAGGCAGCGTTGCGCGAGTGTAACCGTCTCCTCGACGAGGCAGCGGCGAACGACGCCGTAATGACCGTGTTGTGGCATCCTCGGTACTTCAACGAGAGCGAATTCCCCGGATACCGGGAGCTGTACGTCGAGTTGATCGAAGGAGCGCAGGATAGAGGTGGATGGGTGGGACCGTGTGGCGAGTGTTACGACCGACTTGAACTCGAAGAAATGATACAATGA
- a CDS encoding lipid II:glycine glycyltransferase FemX codes for MSIDIDTLEPTEREQWDDYVEQSPMGTFFHRYDVLEVIERHASAELHPLVGYKGQEPVGIFPVFEIRKGGVSTAFSPPPGLGLPFLGPAHLNENKLKRRKLEQRRKRFVDGCLEWIDEVSGPRYTRICTSVTYDDPRPFSWNDYDTRPLHTYLLDLDRDEEQLKRSFSKSLRRYLDPDDSDRFSIEEGGTDAIGFIHEQIRSRYEAQGRRYRVPLEFLTDLFESLPDGRVRPYVADVDGERASGIIVFEGQSTIYYSEGGGKPDVEYPINDLLHWRIIRDAKDRGVETYDLHGADSPRICEYKSKFNPDLGTYYELENGTPLMNVVSNLYQKYR; via the coding sequence ATGAGCATCGACATCGACACGCTCGAACCGACCGAACGCGAACAGTGGGACGATTACGTCGAGCAATCGCCGATGGGAACGTTCTTTCACCGCTACGACGTCCTAGAGGTCATCGAACGGCACGCGTCCGCCGAGTTGCATCCACTGGTAGGATACAAGGGCCAGGAACCCGTCGGAATTTTTCCGGTATTCGAGATTCGAAAGGGTGGGGTTTCAACCGCGTTCTCACCGCCACCCGGACTCGGATTGCCGTTTTTGGGGCCTGCCCACCTCAACGAGAACAAGCTCAAACGCAGAAAGCTCGAGCAACGACGGAAACGGTTCGTCGACGGCTGTCTCGAGTGGATCGACGAGGTGTCTGGACCTCGATACACGCGGATCTGTACGTCGGTCACCTACGACGATCCGCGGCCGTTCAGCTGGAACGACTACGACACGAGGCCGCTACACACCTATCTACTCGACCTCGATCGGGACGAGGAACAGCTCAAACGATCCTTCTCGAAGTCGCTCCGTCGCTACCTCGATCCCGACGATTCGGATCGATTCTCCATCGAAGAAGGCGGCACCGACGCGATCGGCTTCATCCACGAGCAGATCCGGTCGAGATACGAGGCGCAGGGGCGGCGGTACCGGGTACCGCTCGAGTTTCTCACGGACCTGTTCGAATCGCTCCCGGACGGACGCGTTCGTCCGTATGTCGCGGATGTAGACGGCGAGCGAGCGAGCGGAATCATTGTCTTCGAGGGCCAGTCGACGATCTACTACTCGGAGGGTGGCGGAAAGCCCGACGTGGAGTACCCGATAAACGATCTGCTCCACTGGCGAATCATTCGGGACGCCAAAGATCGGGGGGTCGAAACGTACGACCTCCACGGGGCCGATTCTCCGCGAATCTGCGAGTACAAGTCGAAGTTCAACCCCGATCTGGGGACGTACTACGAACTGGAGAACGGGACCCCCCTGATGAACGTCGTCTCGAATCTCTACCAGAAGTACAGATAG
- a CDS encoding flippase has product MRSDLVSSVTSEFAGRAFHALMAGVLLVFLTRSLGAESYGLLALAISVFAFFRLFSEMGIARSAARYVAEFKSSEPAKADTVVVESRLLAIVAAIAVALILVVSADVIADVLDEPSIAPVIVVGSGIVLFYSLHQYNRILLQGYENVIASAKLHALEALFTGLFVIGFVLYEPSAVTAVLGYVFGYGSAAIVGFVMIARVRSPDETGERDRSEIRYQVLRYNVPLTVTRLSDVVDRQVDILLVGYFINPLAVAFYTIGKEISQLVSVPAASLGFALSPTYGADKAAGRGKNAAALYQESLNKTLIFYVPAAVGIILVADVAIPSIFGDEYTGAIVVVQILALFVFFEGLASISSPAVDYLGRARSKAIVKFITSLGNLILNILLIPVVGVVGAAIATVITHGLYSFATVYIVYTELPFDVPSIGRCLLRVLVLSFVMGTAVHGLTQAFTGYTALILGVTIGTGIWLFACHALDLIDYGEIVTMLKN; this is encoded by the coding sequence ATGAGAAGTGACCTCGTATCGAGCGTCACGTCCGAGTTCGCAGGAAGAGCTTTCCACGCCCTGATGGCCGGCGTGTTGCTCGTATTCCTCACTCGGTCGCTAGGTGCAGAGTCGTACGGATTGCTCGCGCTGGCGATCTCTGTCTTCGCGTTTTTCAGGTTGTTCAGCGAAATGGGAATCGCTCGGTCTGCTGCGAGATACGTCGCGGAGTTCAAATCGTCAGAGCCGGCGAAAGCAGACACTGTCGTCGTCGAATCGCGGCTGCTCGCGATCGTTGCAGCGATCGCAGTCGCGCTGATTCTCGTCGTCTCAGCGGACGTGATCGCCGACGTGCTCGACGAACCGTCGATCGCACCCGTCATCGTCGTTGGTTCGGGTATCGTGCTATTTTACTCCCTGCACCAGTACAACCGAATTCTTCTGCAGGGGTACGAGAACGTCATCGCGAGTGCGAAGCTTCACGCCCTCGAAGCGCTGTTCACGGGCCTGTTCGTGATCGGATTCGTCCTCTACGAACCGTCCGCGGTGACCGCGGTCCTCGGATACGTCTTCGGATACGGATCGGCGGCGATCGTCGGGTTCGTCATGATCGCCAGGGTTCGGAGTCCGGACGAAACGGGGGAGAGAGATCGATCCGAAATCCGGTACCAGGTTCTCCGGTACAACGTTCCGCTGACCGTGACGAGACTGTCCGACGTCGTTGACCGACAGGTGGACATCCTCCTCGTGGGCTACTTTATTAATCCGCTGGCCGTCGCGTTCTACACGATCGGGAAAGAAATCTCGCAGCTCGTCAGCGTCCCTGCGGCTTCGCTCGGCTTCGCACTTTCGCCGACTTACGGTGCTGACAAGGCGGCTGGGCGGGGGAAGAACGCCGCAGCCCTCTACCAGGAGAGTCTGAACAAGACGCTCATATTTTATGTCCCCGCTGCTGTCGGGATCATCCTCGTCGCAGACGTCGCGATTCCGAGTATCTTTGGCGACGAGTACACCGGTGCGATTGTCGTTGTGCAAATTCTCGCGTTGTTCGTCTTCTTCGAGGGACTCGCCTCCATTTCGAGCCCTGCCGTCGATTACCTCGGCCGAGCTCGATCGAAAGCGATCGTCAAATTCATTACGTCGTTAGGAAATCTCATTTTGAACATACTGTTAATTCCGGTCGTAGGTGTCGTTGGCGCTGCGATTGCGACCGTCATCACGCACGGTCTGTATTCGTTCGCCACCGTCTACATCGTCTACACGGAACTGCCGTTCGACGTCCCAAGCATCGGCCGTTGTCTCTTACGGGTGTTGGTGCTTTCCTTCGTGATGGGAACGGCCGTTCACGGACTCACCCAGGCGTTCACGGGGTACACGGCACTGATACTGGGTGTAACGATTGGAACCGGTATCTGGCTCTTCGCCTGTCACGCGCTTGATCTCATCGATTACGGCGAGATAGTGACTATGCTCAAAAACTGA
- a CDS encoding GNAT family N-acetyltransferase — protein sequence MSIEVARLDDADEWNSLIERSPQTTPFHRFEALKVMGEYSNATLHPFCGYKGDEPIGLFPVFALSRGPIRIALSPPPDLKISYLGPVLLNHEKLKRRKAEKRHRRFIEAVDVKLQETVDPRYVHVRTHPAYNDPRPFIWNDFKATPEFTYEVDITPDSDDLFMTFSGDIRSNVRHADDAEYELLEGDEADVGRIINMAQNRHAEQGVAFNVPESFARDLYRALPEGTMRAYICRAEGEFVGGDLTLENDEVILAWQGVADYEFDLPVTDLVVWYYIRQAHERGIERFDLAGANNPRLCKYKAKFNPEIRSYYTLERGSKAMNGVKELYKRFR from the coding sequence ATGAGTATCGAGGTCGCGCGTCTCGACGACGCAGACGAATGGAACAGCCTCATCGAGCGCTCTCCACAGACTACCCCTTTCCATCGCTTCGAAGCGCTCAAGGTGATGGGAGAGTACTCAAACGCGACTCTGCATCCGTTCTGTGGCTACAAGGGGGACGAACCCATCGGACTGTTCCCGGTTTTCGCGTTGTCGCGGGGCCCGATTCGCATTGCGCTCTCCCCGCCTCCCGACCTAAAGATCAGTTACCTGGGTCCCGTTTTACTCAACCACGAAAAGCTGAAACGACGAAAGGCCGAAAAGCGCCACCGTCGGTTTATTGAGGCTGTCGACGTGAAACTACAGGAGACCGTCGACCCTCGCTACGTCCACGTTCGAACTCACCCGGCCTACAACGATCCCCGTCCGTTCATCTGGAACGACTTCAAGGCGACCCCGGAGTTCACCTACGAGGTCGACATCACGCCCGATTCCGACGACCTGTTTATGACGTTCAGCGGTGACATCCGGTCGAACGTTCGCCATGCTGACGACGCCGAGTACGAACTTCTCGAAGGCGACGAGGCGGACGTCGGGAGAATCATCAACATGGCACAGAACCGTCACGCCGAGCAAGGCGTCGCGTTCAATGTCCCCGAGTCCTTCGCTCGCGATCTCTATCGAGCGCTACCCGAAGGGACCATGCGCGCGTACATCTGTCGAGCGGAAGGTGAGTTCGTCGGCGGCGATCTCACACTGGAGAACGACGAGGTGATTCTCGCTTGGCAAGGGGTAGCCGATTACGAATTCGATTTACCCGTGACAGATCTCGTCGTCTGGTACTATATCCGCCAAGCCCACGAACGCGGTATCGAACGATTCGATCTCGCCGGGGCAAACAATCCCCGCCTCTGTAAGTACAAGGCCAAATTTAATCCCGAGATCCGGTCCTACTACACGCTCGAACGAGGAAGTAAAGCGATGAACGGAGTGAAGGAACTGTACAAGCGCTTCCGGTGA
- a CDS encoding polysaccharide lyase, which translates to MARDRPILDGNSSSTGDERRTTDNRCNRRSYLKLTSGAAVAAASLGMATTTASATAGSDPAAYLESADDYNHVSFDGNWEQWFTNTHGGYVSTTTNHSRGGSALRIDWPTGEYYGATMEYLMDENHGYQPDSGHVRYWVYFPDDWEFHSDGLGGTKLPGFAGTYQTGDHDIGPGGYGGRPSDGTNGWSSRLFNCRPDRAGGRGPIGLGSQVYHAGDGGEHGAHPTWDAALETGTWHRIDQYVEMNTPGREDGVYRGWVDGDLAVEMEGLYFRDEGYGDLIGIQTLWAMFYFGGDWGSPVDQHMLFDDLEIWLWNDRPDLSDGNDDESGEPTEPSVSTGGSIVDETAIELTGEVETVGEHDALEARFYFREAGSDGWVWHYAGPTDVTEPTSIARTMSSDELAEGSEYEYYASLIDGSEQVATGETETFTTFEEEAEEGPSVTTGSTEVTDESVELTGEVETVGEHDALEARFYFREAGSDGWVWHYAGPTDVTEPTSITRTMSSDELAEGSEYEYYASLLDGSEQVATGETETFTTFEEEAEEGPSVTTGGAEVTDESVELTGEVETVGEHDALEARFYFREAGSGGWVWHYAGPTDVTEPTSIARTMSNNELETGAEYEYYASLLDGANRVAEGSVQAFTTADDEEDTEDDEERPNRGRGQT; encoded by the coding sequence ATGGCACGCGATCGACCGATACTGGACGGCAATAGCAGCAGCACTGGCGACGAGCGACGAACAACCGACAACCGTTGTAACAGGCGGTCGTACCTGAAACTGACCAGTGGTGCCGCTGTGGCAGCGGCGTCTCTGGGGATGGCCACAACCACGGCGAGTGCGACGGCGGGCTCCGATCCCGCCGCGTATCTCGAGAGCGCGGACGACTACAACCACGTCTCGTTCGACGGGAACTGGGAACAGTGGTTCACGAATACGCACGGCGGCTACGTTTCGACGACGACGAATCACAGTCGTGGTGGCAGCGCACTCCGCATCGACTGGCCGACGGGAGAGTACTACGGCGCGACGATGGAGTACCTCATGGACGAAAACCACGGCTACCAGCCCGACTCCGGCCACGTCCGCTACTGGGTCTACTTCCCCGACGACTGGGAGTTCCACTCCGACGGTCTCGGCGGGACGAAACTCCCCGGCTTCGCTGGCACCTACCAAACCGGCGACCACGACATCGGTCCCGGCGGCTACGGTGGCCGCCCCTCCGACGGTACCAACGGTTGGTCGTCCCGACTGTTCAACTGCCGACCAGATCGGGCCGGCGGCCGCGGCCCAATCGGTCTCGGCAGTCAGGTCTACCACGCCGGCGACGGCGGCGAACACGGTGCGCACCCGACCTGGGACGCCGCCCTCGAGACGGGCACTTGGCACCGGATCGACCAGTATGTCGAGATGAATACGCCCGGCAGGGAAGACGGCGTCTACCGCGGCTGGGTTGACGGCGACCTCGCCGTCGAGATGGAGGGGCTGTACTTCCGCGACGAAGGGTACGGTGACCTGATCGGCATCCAAACGCTGTGGGCGATGTTTTACTTCGGCGGCGACTGGGGGTCGCCGGTCGACCAGCACATGCTGTTCGACGATCTGGAGATCTGGTTGTGGAACGATCGTCCGGATCTGAGCGACGGGAATGATGACGAGAGCGGTGAACCGACCGAACCGAGCGTTAGTACCGGCGGTTCAATCGTCGACGAAACCGCTATCGAACTCACCGGCGAGGTGGAAACAGTCGGCGAGCACGACGCGTTGGAAGCCCGATTCTACTTCCGCGAAGCCGGGAGCGACGGTTGGGTCTGGCATTATGCGGGCCCAACCGACGTTACCGAACCGACGAGTATCGCCCGAACCATGTCCAGCGACGAGTTAGCGGAGGGTTCGGAGTACGAATATTACGCGTCCTTGATCGATGGAAGCGAACAAGTAGCTACGGGCGAGACGGAAACGTTCACGACGTTCGAAGAAGAGGCGGAAGAAGGCCCAAGCGTGACTACTGGAAGTACGGAGGTCACCGACGAGTCCGTCGAGTTAACCGGCGAGGTCGAAACAGTCGGCGAGCACGACGCGTTGGAAGCCCGATTCTACTTCCGCGAGGCCGGGAGTGACGGCTGGGTCTGGCATTACGCGGGCCCAACCGATGTTACCGAACCGACGAGTATCACCCGAACCATGTCCAGCGACGAGTTAGCGGAGGGTTCGGAGTACGAATATTACGCGTCCCTGCTCGATGGAAGCGAACAAGTAGCTACGGGCGAGACGGAAACGTTCACGACGTTCGAAGAAGAGGCGGAAGAAGGCCCAAGTGTGACTACCGGAGGTGCGGAGGTCACCGACGAGTCCGTCGAGTTAACCGGTGAGGTCGAAACAGTCGGCGAGCACGACGCGTTGGAAGCCCGATTCTACTTCCGCGAAGCCGGGAGTGGCGGCTGGGTCTGGCATTACGCGGGCCCAACCGATGTTACCGAGCCGACGAGTATCGCCCGAACCATGTCCAACAATGAGTTGGAGACAGGGGCGGAGTACGAGTACTACGCGTCACTGTTGGATGGGGCCAACCGGGTTGCCGAAGGGTCGGTACAGGCGTTCACTACGGCCGACGACGAGGAGGATACCGAAGACGACGAAGAACGTCCAAACCGTGGTCGAGGACAAACTTAA